In one window of Eggerthella guodeyinii DNA:
- a CDS encoding winged helix-turn-helix transcriptional regulator produces MQRKQVIFVADSLDNAHKFQQVLSGLDVDVAAGSSAQFKKLLGQHPACDLVVYEARGGASEDVAGIEALLLEDNAASLLVIVGEDQLVRFRLPVQVKSDFVMRGASPEECAARIRQLLWPGNEAATSDCLAVENMTVNLATYQVTVGGEPLDLTYLEYALLAFLVTHPSRTYSRDALLRRVWGFDYYGGSRTVDVHVRRIRAKLGPELAQHLETVRGVGYLWSA; encoded by the coding sequence ATGCAGCGCAAGCAGGTGATATTCGTCGCGGACAGCCTCGACAACGCGCATAAGTTCCAGCAGGTGCTGTCGGGTTTGGACGTGGACGTGGCGGCGGGGTCGTCCGCCCAGTTCAAGAAGCTGCTCGGGCAGCATCCCGCCTGCGACCTCGTCGTGTACGAGGCGCGCGGCGGCGCGTCGGAGGACGTGGCCGGCATCGAGGCGCTGCTGCTCGAGGACAACGCGGCGTCGCTGCTCGTCATCGTGGGGGAGGACCAGCTCGTCCGCTTCCGGCTGCCCGTGCAGGTGAAGAGCGACTTCGTGATGCGCGGCGCATCGCCTGAGGAGTGCGCGGCCCGCATCCGCCAGCTGCTGTGGCCCGGCAACGAGGCCGCCACCTCGGACTGCCTCGCCGTGGAGAACATGACCGTGAACCTGGCCACCTACCAGGTGACGGTGGGCGGCGAGCCGCTCGACCTCACGTACCTCGAGTACGCGCTGCTGGCCTTCCTCGTCACGCACCCCTCGCGCACCTACTCGCGCGACGCGCTGCTGCGCCGGGTGTGGGGCTTCGACTACTACGGCGGCTCGCGCACGGTGGACGTGCACGTGCGGCGCATCCGGGCGAAGCTGGGCCCCGAGCTCGCCCAGCACCTGGAAACGGTGCGCG
- a CDS encoding cell wall-binding repeat-containing protein — protein MGKMLKRKRYVHTLAFRLFAVGVAVALVGCLMPFPCVYADDQIESSKDSTGAVELSKDTDSAVLPDDGVDGVEDPSGNLDDKKESGEKGEETPDVVLGDDIDSGDEGQEDTDTTVDEDAPFKDALALVEEPETEAAEPVEASADPVQSYAGTTLFETAAAEAVAAYPHGCSSAIIAGSGPAWIDALSATGLAASKGPILFTDKNSLNSATENVLKDLGVKSVVIVGGEAVVSAKAANDIKSAGIAVETRLAGTDCFDTQMEIYEYGRSRDFWDSSMAIVAIASHFADALSVSPVAFAKKAPIFLTAPGEGLRHDQQQALVKGARDGGFTSIAIVGGTNAVSRQVEGFISGICTWNDGSYTRLAGVTQYETSAKVATWATSSQGLSWDNLAFATGLVPYDALAGSVLQGRSGSVLLLIDGSNTAALSAAAQQKDSIDHVRFLGGTAVVPQSMRDTIVSTLGISNAPSPNAASEIEAGAGDAVASESGAQANTKELPKDETQTDAKELNGKAPYQEVGTPSAERG, from the coding sequence ATGGGCAAGATGTTGAAAAGAAAACGATATGTACATACGCTTGCCTTCAGGCTGTTTGCCGTGGGTGTCGCGGTCGCTTTGGTCGGGTGCTTAATGCCGTTCCCTTGTGTGTACGCCGACGATCAAATCGAGTCATCCAAAGATTCGACGGGTGCTGTTGAGCTATCGAAGGATACTGATAGCGCAGTGCTTCCAGACGATGGAGTCGATGGGGTTGAGGACCCCTCCGGCAATCTTGACGACAAGAAGGAATCCGGGGAAAAGGGTGAAGAGACGCCTGATGTTGTCCTAGGTGACGACATCGATTCTGGTGATGAAGGACAGGAAGATACCGATACGACTGTTGACGAAGATGCTCCCTTCAAAGACGCGTTAGCGCTTGTTGAGGAGCCGGAGACGGAAGCTGCCGAGCCAGTTGAGGCTAGTGCCGATCCCGTGCAAAGCTATGCTGGTACTACCTTATTTGAAACGGCTGCAGCTGAGGCGGTGGCAGCGTATCCGCATGGCTGCTCTTCGGCTATTATTGCAGGGTCTGGTCCAGCGTGGATTGATGCGCTGTCTGCAACAGGCCTTGCCGCTTCGAAGGGCCCCATCCTTTTTACAGATAAGAATTCTCTCAATTCGGCTACCGAAAACGTACTCAAAGATCTCGGTGTGAAAAGCGTCGTCATTGTTGGCGGTGAAGCTGTCGTATCAGCGAAGGCTGCGAACGACATCAAGAGTGCGGGCATCGCGGTGGAAACCCGCCTTGCGGGTACTGATTGCTTTGACACGCAGATGGAGATATACGAATATGGCCGATCACGGGATTTCTGGGATTCTTCGATGGCTATTGTGGCCATCGCCAGTCACTTTGCCGATGCTTTATCAGTTTCACCAGTGGCATTTGCCAAGAAAGCGCCTATTTTCTTGACGGCGCCTGGTGAGGGTTTGCGTCATGATCAACAACAGGCGCTTGTGAAGGGCGCACGGGATGGAGGCTTCACTTCGATTGCCATTGTGGGCGGAACGAACGCCGTGTCAAGGCAAGTCGAAGGGTTTATTTCAGGAATTTGTACTTGGAACGATGGTTCGTATACGCGTCTTGCTGGAGTTACTCAATATGAAACGAGCGCAAAGGTAGCAACGTGGGCGACATCGAGTCAGGGTCTTTCTTGGGACAACCTTGCATTCGCTACGGGCTTAGTGCCTTACGATGCCCTTGCGGGTTCGGTTTTGCAGGGCAGAAGCGGGTCGGTTCTGCTTTTGATTGATGGGTCGAATACGGCAGCGTTGAGCGCAGCGGCGCAGCAAAAGGATTCTATTGACCATGTGAGGTTCCTAGGTGGAACGGCTGTCGTGCCTCAAAGCATGAGGGATACGATCGTGTCGACGCTGGGCATCTCCAATGCTCCTAGTCCGAATGCGGCTTCTGAGATTGAAGCCGGTGCGGGCGATGCCGTTGCGTCGGAAAGCGGGGCGCAGGCTAATACCAAAGAACTCCCAAAGGATGAAACCCAGACTGACGCTAAAGAGTTGAATGGTAAAGCGCCTTATCAAGAAGTCGGCACACCGAGTGCCGAAAGGGGCTAG
- a CDS encoding glutamine synthetase family protein has translation MTVTPEQDFVLKTIKSRDVHFVRFWFTDVLGRMKSFAVIPSELEDAFADGMGFDGSCIEGFCRTQESDMLAYPDASTFQVLPWRPESNAVARMFCNLRTPDGSPFEGDPRQVLARTAAKAQAMGYVFNIGPELEFYYFKDAEGTEVLDRGGYFDLTSLDYASDLRRDTVLTLEKMGIPVEYSHHENGPSQHEIDLRFTDALSMADAVMTYKLVVKEIAMKHGVHASFMPKPMAGEPGSGMHVHQSLYDLDGNNAFYDPNDPQGYHLSKVAKHYLAGLLKYAPEFCAITNQHVNSYKRLIAGGEAPIYLSWARSNRSTLVRVPGYRPTSEGACRLELRSPDPSANPYLAFAAMLAAGLAGIEEELELQEPNEDQDLFMLSRQDLRQQGIATLPESLGEAVELFAESELMRATLGDHIHSYLVAAKRAEWNDYQGYVSQWERDRYLAVL, from the coding sequence ATGACCGTGACCCCCGAGCAAGACTTCGTGCTGAAAACCATCAAGAGCCGCGACGTTCATTTCGTCCGCTTCTGGTTCACCGACGTGCTGGGACGCATGAAGTCGTTCGCGGTCATCCCGAGCGAGCTCGAGGACGCGTTCGCCGACGGCATGGGCTTCGACGGCAGCTGCATCGAGGGGTTCTGCCGCACGCAGGAATCCGACATGCTGGCGTATCCGGACGCGTCCACGTTCCAGGTGCTGCCGTGGCGGCCCGAGTCCAACGCGGTCGCCCGCATGTTCTGCAACCTGCGCACGCCCGACGGGTCGCCCTTCGAGGGCGACCCGCGCCAGGTGCTCGCGCGCACGGCGGCGAAGGCCCAGGCGATGGGCTACGTGTTCAACATCGGCCCGGAGCTGGAGTTCTACTACTTCAAGGACGCCGAGGGCACCGAGGTGCTCGACCGCGGCGGCTACTTCGACCTCACGAGCCTCGACTACGCCTCCGACCTGCGCCGCGACACCGTGCTCACGCTGGAGAAGATGGGCATCCCCGTGGAGTACTCGCATCACGAGAACGGCCCGTCCCAGCACGAGATCGACCTGCGCTTCACCGACGCGCTGTCCATGGCCGACGCGGTGATGACGTACAAGCTGGTCGTCAAGGAGATCGCGATGAAGCACGGCGTGCACGCGTCGTTCATGCCCAAGCCCATGGCGGGCGAGCCGGGCAGCGGCATGCACGTGCACCAGAGCCTCTACGACCTCGACGGCAACAACGCCTTCTACGACCCGAACGACCCCCAGGGCTACCACCTGTCGAAGGTGGCCAAGCACTACCTGGCGGGCCTGCTCAAGTACGCGCCCGAGTTCTGCGCCATCACGAACCAGCACGTGAACTCGTACAAGCGCCTCATCGCCGGCGGCGAAGCGCCCATCTACCTGTCGTGGGCGCGCTCGAACCGCTCCACGCTCGTGCGCGTGCCGGGCTACCGCCCCACGAGCGAGGGTGCGTGTCGCCTCGAGCTGCGCAGCCCCGACCCCAGCGCGAACCCCTACCTCGCCTTCGCCGCCATGCTGGCCGCCGGCTTGGCGGGTATCGAGGAGGAGCTGGAGCTGCAGGAGCCCAACGAGGACCAGGACCTGTTCATGCTGTCGCGCCAGGACCTGCGCCAGCAGGGCATCGCCACGCTGCCCGAAAGCCTCGGCGAGGCGGTGGAGCTGTTCGCGGAGTCCGAGCTGATGCGCGCGACGCTCGGCGACCACATCCACTCCTACCTCGTGGCCGCGAAGCGCGCCGAATGGAACGACTACCAGGGGTACGTGTCGCAGTGGGAGCGCGACCGCTACCTCGCGGTGCTGTGA
- a CDS encoding cell wall-binding repeat-containing protein → MKRVNRRSLNALFAVVSFAVALFLLCFAMPSKAFAVDVSRYAGVDMFETAAAEARAAYQNGSPSAILVGPGGSWVDALSAAGLAASKGPILFTDREDLSSPTAKVLSDLRVKSVIVVGGTVAVSDTVVAQLSAKGIALEARLGGTDCYDTQMEVYNYGLERGFWDASMAIVATGDQFADALSVSPVAYAKKAPIFLVEQGSDLREPQKRALLKGAEQGRFSRVLAVGGTAVVSDFAYGFLELVAAISSPDGVCEREAGVDRYDTSAAIAGWAVDNGILSWDGVAFASGSLPYDALAGSVLQGATKSVMLLVGDASSSTIKSVVTKRGSISTIRYFGGTSAISNGLCSYIERSMEFGRVLPMGATSLSDGSYLWCNSSGVDRQDAINRAMRIARSCLGIPYVWLGKYPEDGGMDCASFTWHIYTRNLGMDIGFETYDQINAGYRVASINDAKPGDLILMYFGGWPNYNPLLPEHVVLYAGNGMIYEEPDFGMSCQYVPLSSKGFGRMEVRRIVSD, encoded by the coding sequence ATGAAGCGCGTAAATCGTCGCAGTCTCAATGCGCTATTTGCTGTGGTGTCGTTTGCCGTGGCCTTGTTTTTGCTCTGCTTTGCGATGCCCTCCAAGGCGTTCGCGGTTGACGTGTCTCGGTATGCAGGCGTCGACATGTTCGAGACCGCGGCAGCCGAGGCGCGCGCCGCCTACCAGAACGGCTCTCCCAGCGCAATCCTCGTGGGGCCTGGGGGTTCCTGGGTCGACGCACTCTCGGCAGCCGGCCTTGCCGCTTCAAAAGGCCCCATCCTGTTCACGGACCGCGAGGACCTCTCCTCGCCAACCGCCAAGGTGCTCTCCGACCTGAGGGTGAAGAGCGTCATTGTGGTAGGCGGGACCGTTGCGGTATCGGATACGGTGGTGGCCCAGCTCTCGGCCAAGGGCATCGCCCTCGAGGCGCGCTTGGGCGGCACCGACTGCTACGACACCCAGATGGAGGTGTATAACTACGGGTTGGAGCGCGGGTTTTGGGATGCCTCGATGGCGATTGTTGCCACTGGCGACCAGTTCGCCGACGCGCTGTCCGTCTCTCCGGTGGCCTATGCGAAGAAAGCCCCCATCTTTCTCGTGGAGCAGGGCTCCGACTTGCGCGAGCCTCAGAAGCGGGCTCTGCTGAAGGGGGCTGAGCAGGGGCGCTTCTCCCGGGTGCTGGCCGTGGGCGGCACGGCTGTCGTCTCCGACTTCGCCTACGGGTTTCTCGAGCTGGTCGCCGCCATCTCCTCGCCGGACGGCGTGTGCGAGCGCGAGGCGGGAGTGGATCGGTACGACACCTCGGCAGCCATCGCCGGTTGGGCGGTGGACAACGGCATCCTCTCCTGGGACGGCGTCGCATTCGCCTCGGGCTCGCTGCCCTACGACGCGCTAGCAGGATCGGTGCTGCAGGGGGCCACGAAGTCGGTGATGCTGCTCGTGGGCGACGCTTCCTCCTCGACTATCAAATCTGTAGTTACCAAGAGAGGTTCCATTTCAACCATCCGCTATTTCGGGGGAACGAGCGCGATCTCGAACGGTTTGTGCTCATATATCGAGCGCTCTATGGAATTCGGTCGCGTGCTCCCTATGGGAGCAACAAGTTTGTCTGACGGCAGCTATCTTTGGTGCAACTCGAGTGGCGTCGATCGGCAGGATGCGATCAACCGTGCGATGCGCATAGCTCGGTCGTGCCTTGGCATCCCCTATGTCTGGTTGGGCAAGTATCCCGAAGACGGCGGCATGGATTGCGCTTCGTTCACCTGGCATATCTATACGCGTAATCTTGGCATGGATATCGGGTTCGAGACGTACGATCAGATCAACGCAGGTTATCGGGTGGCATCGATCAACGATGCGAAACCAGGTGATCTTATACTGATGTATTTTGGCGGTTGGCCCAACTACAACCCGCTTCTTCCCGAGCACGTGGTGCTCTACGCGGGCAACGGCATGATATACGAGGAGCCGGACTTCGGCATGAGCTGCCAGTACGTTCCTCTGTCTTCGAAGGGCTTTGGGAGGATGGAGGTTCGGCGCATTGTGAGCGACTAG
- a CDS encoding cell wall-binding repeat-containing protein, whose product MFETAAVEARAAYPNGSASAILVGPGESWVDALSAAGLAASKGPILFTDRKSLSPATAGALADLRVKSVVVVGGTVAVSESVVSQLSAKGIALEVRLGGADCYDTQMEVYRYGLERGFWDTSMVVVATGANFADALSVSPVAYAKKAPIFLAESSGDLRDPQRRALLEGAEQGRFSRVLAVGGSAVVSDFAYGFLELVAAVSSPGGACERVAGADQYDTSAAVARWAVDNGVLSWDGVAFASGALPYDALAGSVLQGATKSVMLLVGNAPSVTVDIVARHVGSISTIRYFGGTSVIPSSMRSYVDYSMRFGHGLPLGGSKLSNGSYVWCNASGVDRQDAISRVMGTARSCLGIPYVWDGMWPEDGGMDCSSFTWYVYKQQGIVLGEDTYHQISDGYRVASVSQAKPGDLILMYFNSHPNFSPLLPEHVVLYAGNGMIYEEPDFGMSCQYVPLSSKHASKIEIRRIISD is encoded by the coding sequence ATGTTCGAGACTGCGGCAGTCGAGGCGCGAGCCGCCTACCCGAACGGCTCAGCAAGCGCCATTCTTGTGGGGCCCGGAGAATCCTGGGTGGATGCACTGTCGGCCGCGGGCCTCGCGGCCTCGAAGGGCCCCATCCTGTTCACTGACCGCAAAAGCCTCTCTCCGGCGACCGCCGGGGCGCTCGCTGACCTCAGGGTGAAAAGCGTTGTGGTGGTGGGCGGCACCGTGGCTGTGTCCGAATCAGTGGTTTCCCAGCTCTCGGCCAAGGGGATCGCCCTCGAGGTGCGCTTGGGCGGCGCTGATTGCTACGACACCCAGATGGAGGTGTACCGCTACGGGCTAGAGCGCGGGTTTTGGGACACCTCGATGGTCGTCGTCGCCACTGGCGCCAATTTTGCCGACGCCCTGTCCGTCTCACCCGTAGCCTACGCGAAGAAGGCCCCCATCTTCCTCGCGGAATCGAGCGGCGACCTGCGTGATCCGCAGAGGCGAGCGTTGCTGGAAGGGGCTGAGCAGGGCCGGTTCTCCCGCGTGCTCGCCGTGGGTGGCTCTGCGGTCGTGTCCGATTTTGCCTACGGGTTTCTTGAGCTTGTCGCTGCCGTGTCGTCTCCGGGCGGTGCCTGCGAGCGCGTTGCGGGCGCCGATCAGTACGACACTTCGGCGGCTGTGGCGCGCTGGGCGGTCGACAACGGGGTGCTCTCGTGGGACGGTGTGGCGTTCGCCTCGGGCGCGCTGCCTTACGACGCGCTCGCAGGGTCGGTGCTGCAGGGGGCGACGAAGTCGGTGATGCTGCTGGTGGGCAACGCTCCGTCGGTCACGGTTGATATCGTCGCACGGCATGTTGGTTCCATTTCGACCATCCGGTACTTCGGGGGAACGAGCGTTATACCGAGTAGCATGCGCTCTTATGTGGATTATTCAATGCGATTCGGACACGGTTTGCCCCTTGGTGGTTCGAAGCTGTCGAACGGTTCTTATGTGTGGTGTAATGCTTCAGGCGTTGACAGGCAAGATGCCATCAGTCGCGTGATGGGAACCGCACGCTCGTGTTTGGGTATACCGTATGTGTGGGACGGGATGTGGCCTGAAGACGGCGGGATGGACTGTTCGTCGTTTACTTGGTATGTGTACAAACAGCAGGGTATCGTTTTGGGCGAAGACACGTATCATCAAATTAGCGATGGGTATCGCGTTGCCTCGGTTTCCCAAGCGAAGCCGGGCGATCTCATCTTAATGTATTTCAATTCCCATCCCAACTTTAGCCCGCTTCTTCCCGAGCACGTGGTGCTCTACGCGGGCAACGGCATGATCTACGAGGAGCCGGACTTCGGCATGAGCTGCCAGTACGTTCCTCTGTCGTCGAAGCATGCGAGCAAAATTGAGATTCGTAGAATAATCAGCGATTAG